In Daphnia magna isolate NIES linkage group LG7, ASM2063170v1.1, whole genome shotgun sequence, a single genomic region encodes these proteins:
- the LOC116926816 gene encoding selenoprotein W-like, with the protein MAKLQIRVLRISYPYRVLQYIKIKSTKFFVNIPCDRRYRGKFNKLKQELEGLFPGLLDITGEGTPGVTGYFEVQVVGGKLLHSKKNGNGFVDSAAKMQTIVDGVKAALDERS; encoded by the exons atggCCAAATTGCAGATTCGT GTTTTACGCATTTCTTATCCATACCGAGTTTTACAATATATTAAAATTAAGTCGACGAAATTCTTTGTAAACATACCATGCGATAGGC GCTATCGGGGGAAGTTCAACAAG CTCAAACAGGAGCTTGAAGGACTCTTCCCAGGTCTACTAGATATT ACAGGAGAAGGCACTCCTGGAGTCACTGGTTACTTTGAAGTGCAAGTTGTAGGTGGTAAACTTCTTCACTCCAAGAAG aATGGAAATGGCTTTGTTGACTCAGCTGCTAAGATGCAGACCATTGTTGATGGTGTTAAGGCTGCTTTAGATGAAAGATCATAA